The following proteins are encoded in a genomic region of Cellulomonas sp. ES6:
- a CDS encoding ROK family protein, giving the protein MTTDRPLAPARTAQVARDAAPGPAAAAAPAPGASRAAGAEPVLALDIGGTKLAVAVVTVDGAVHGLRIRPTRREEGPQAVIRRLFDMGHEAVAEAGLGPVGAVGIACGGPLDAPAGLLQSPPHLPGWDDIPIGPLASQEFGVPFALENDATAAAVAEHRYGAGRGLRSLVYLTVSTGIGGGVILDGRLHRGAAGNGGELGHITVRRGGRACSCGRAGCIEAYASGTSIAQRAGEALAADPGSTLAGLPAVTAADVSAAAAAGDPLARSLWDETTDLLGCAVADLVNVLEPELVVLGGGVTRSGAMLLDPVRDLVAREAMPPAARAATVTLAALGDVVCVVGAGAIALDVLPAAAPPAAGAVGDAAAPTTAPPTSAGHPSAGPPPPTAPEAARV; this is encoded by the coding sequence ATGACGACGGATCGACCGCTCGCGCCTGCCCGCACGGCGCAGGTCGCCCGCGACGCGGCACCAGGCCCAGCGGCTGCCGCGGCACCCGCGCCGGGGGCCTCGCGCGCGGCCGGCGCCGAGCCCGTCCTGGCGCTCGACATCGGCGGCACCAAGCTCGCGGTCGCGGTCGTCACCGTCGACGGCGCCGTGCACGGCCTGCGCATCCGGCCCACCCGGCGCGAGGAGGGCCCGCAGGCCGTCATCCGCCGGCTGTTCGACATGGGCCACGAGGCGGTCGCCGAGGCCGGGCTCGGTCCCGTCGGCGCGGTCGGCATCGCGTGCGGCGGCCCGCTCGACGCCCCCGCCGGCCTGCTGCAGTCTCCGCCGCACCTGCCGGGCTGGGACGACATCCCGATCGGCCCGCTGGCGTCGCAGGAGTTCGGCGTCCCGTTCGCGCTCGAGAACGACGCGACGGCCGCCGCGGTCGCGGAGCACCGCTACGGCGCGGGCCGTGGGCTGCGCTCCCTGGTGTACCTGACGGTGTCGACGGGCATCGGCGGCGGCGTGATCCTCGACGGGCGGCTGCACCGCGGTGCCGCGGGCAACGGCGGCGAGCTCGGCCACATCACCGTGCGGCGGGGCGGGCGCGCGTGCTCCTGCGGCCGCGCCGGCTGCATCGAGGCCTACGCCTCCGGGACGTCGATCGCGCAGCGCGCCGGGGAGGCCCTGGCCGCGGACCCGGGCTCGACGCTGGCCGGGCTGCCCGCGGTCACCGCCGCCGACGTCAGCGCGGCCGCCGCGGCGGGGGACCCGCTCGCCCGGAGCCTGTGGGACGAGACGACCGACCTGCTCGGCTGCGCCGTCGCCGACCTCGTGAACGTGCTGGAGCCCGAGCTCGTCGTGCTGGGCGGCGGCGTCACCCGCTCCGGTGCGATGCTGCTGGACCCGGTGCGGGACCTGGTCGCCCGTGAGGCGATGCCGCCGGCCGCCCGCGCCGCGACCGTGACGCTCGCGGCGCTCGGGGACGTGGTGTGCGTGGTGGGCGCCGGGGCGATCGCGCTCGACGTGCTGCCGGCCGCCGCGCCGCCCGCTGCCGGTGCCGTCGGCGATGCCGCCGCGCCCACGACCGCCCCGCCCACCTCCGCCGGGCACCCGTCCGCCGGCCCCCCGCCCCCCACCGCCCCGGAGGCCGCTCGTGTCTGA
- a CDS encoding FAD-dependent oxidoreductase, whose protein sequence is MTSADVVVAGATSAGVCAAVAAAEAGASVVLLEPGRHVGGMTSGGLGYTDVGDVRVLGGAAARFRAEVAAHYGVPVGTYAGPEPHVAEEVFRRWLDHPRIEVVHDAELEAAEVRDATIAGVRTRDGRTWTGGAFVDATYEGDLLALAGVPSSVGREDRSLHGETFAGRREPVPGRHAFPAWVSPFTDDPGGETAGAVLPQVRDVPMAPVGSGDGGVMSYGYRLCLTTAPDRVPVERRPGYDEAHWELGRRLFRHWAAEGYEPPAGALLGLEPNLPGGKADGNSLGPFSLSVLDGTAWEYPTAGRQRREEIRRHHRHHAQDLLWFLTHDPAVPVPVRRELARWGLPRDEFADTGHLPHQLYVREARRMHGEVVLTEHDLRRPARWHDVVAMGSYHLDVREVQRTWRWVHEHPRPVAMVVTEGYLSVPVPPYPIPYRALVPRWEDCTNLVVPVCVSASHVAFSSIRMEPQYQMLGHVAGLAAARAVASGRAVQAVDVASLQDELRAAGQVLALP, encoded by the coding sequence GTGACGTCCGCCGACGTCGTCGTCGCCGGCGCCACGTCAGCGGGCGTGTGCGCCGCGGTCGCCGCCGCGGAGGCCGGCGCGTCGGTGGTGCTGCTCGAGCCCGGGCGGCACGTCGGCGGCATGACCTCGGGCGGGCTCGGCTACACCGACGTCGGGGACGTCCGGGTGCTCGGCGGCGCGGCGGCCCGGTTCCGCGCCGAGGTCGCCGCGCACTACGGCGTGCCGGTCGGGACGTACGCCGGGCCGGAGCCGCACGTCGCGGAGGAGGTCTTCCGGCGCTGGCTCGACCACCCGCGCATCGAGGTGGTGCACGACGCGGAGCTCGAGGCCGCCGAGGTGCGGGACGCGACGATCGCGGGCGTGCGCACCCGCGACGGACGGACGTGGACCGGTGGGGCGTTCGTCGACGCCACCTACGAGGGCGACCTGCTGGCGCTCGCGGGCGTGCCGTCGTCGGTCGGGCGGGAGGACCGGTCGCTGCACGGCGAGACCTTCGCCGGGCGCCGCGAACCCGTCCCGGGGCGGCACGCGTTCCCGGCGTGGGTGTCGCCGTTCACCGACGACCCGGGCGGCGAGACGGCCGGCGCGGTGCTGCCGCAGGTGCGCGACGTGCCGATGGCGCCGGTGGGATCGGGCGACGGCGGCGTCATGTCCTACGGCTACCGGCTGTGCCTGACGACGGCCCCCGACCGCGTGCCCGTCGAGCGCCGGCCGGGCTACGACGAGGCGCACTGGGAGCTCGGGCGGCGGCTGTTCCGGCACTGGGCGGCCGAGGGGTACGAGCCGCCGGCGGGCGCCCTGCTGGGGCTCGAGCCGAACCTGCCCGGCGGCAAGGCCGACGGCAACTCGCTCGGCCCGTTCTCGCTGAGCGTCCTGGACGGCACCGCGTGGGAGTACCCGACCGCCGGCAGGCAGCGGCGCGAGGAGATCCGCCGGCACCACCGGCACCACGCGCAGGACCTGCTGTGGTTCCTCACGCACGACCCCGCCGTGCCGGTGCCCGTGCGCCGCGAGCTCGCGCGCTGGGGCCTGCCGCGGGACGAGTTCGCGGACACCGGCCACCTGCCGCACCAGCTCTACGTGCGCGAGGCGCGCCGGATGCACGGCGAGGTGGTGCTGACCGAGCACGACCTGCGTCGCCCGGCCCGCTGGCACGACGTGGTCGCGATGGGCTCGTACCACCTGGACGTGCGCGAGGTGCAGCGGACGTGGCGCTGGGTGCACGAGCACCCGCGACCGGTCGCGATGGTCGTCACGGAGGGCTACCTGTCGGTGCCGGTGCCGCCGTACCCGATCCCGTACCGGGCGCTCGTGCCGCGGTGGGAGGACTGCACCAACCTCGTCGTCCCGGTGTGCGTCTCGGCGTCGCACGTCGCGTTCTCGTCGATCCGCATGGAGCCGCAGTACCAGATGCTCGGGCACGTCGCCGGCCTCGCCGCGGCGCGCGCGGTCGCGTCCGGGCGGGCGGTGCAGGCGGTGGACGTGGCGTCGCTCCAGGACGAGCTGCGGGCGGCCGGGCAGGTGCTGGCGCTGCCCTGA
- a CDS encoding GH1 family beta-glucosidase: MTVTFPSGFLWGAATSAYQVEGSLDADGRGRSVWEEFASRPGAVEGGGDGSRACDSYRRWREDVDLVDGLGLGAYRFSVAWSRVVPEGRGRIEQRGLDHYERFVDALLERGVEPVLTLNHWDMPQALMADGGWAGRSSVAAFAEYADAVAARLGDRVTWWVTQNEPWIVQLLGYQLGLHAPGVADLGASVAAGHHVLLGHGAAADAIHAHAPAARTGCALSLFPCDPATGSDEDAAAAWGSDGYVNRWYLDPLAGRGYPADVRAHYERALGRSLDDVILPGDEEQIGGRQDWIGVNYYTRRVVAAAGTGPGRPFPWRVVGPPGDVARTDEGWEIVPDALRDLLLRLHREHPGTPLMVTENGGVFGDGPTRDGRVHDVRRTELLLGHLRAVHEAIEGGAPVVGYLHWSLLDNFEWSLGYRPRFGLVHVDYATGRRTVKDSGRVYAGIARTGTLPDAPLEIPPFG; encoded by the coding sequence GTGACCGTCACCTTCCCTTCCGGCTTCCTGTGGGGCGCCGCGACGTCCGCCTACCAGGTCGAGGGCAGCCTCGACGCCGACGGCCGCGGCCGGTCCGTGTGGGAGGAGTTCGCGTCCCGGCCCGGCGCCGTCGAGGGCGGCGGCGACGGGTCGCGCGCGTGCGACTCGTACCGACGGTGGCGCGAGGACGTGGACCTGGTGGACGGGCTGGGCCTGGGCGCGTACCGGTTCTCCGTGGCCTGGTCCCGGGTGGTCCCGGAGGGTCGCGGCCGGATCGAGCAGCGCGGCCTGGACCACTACGAGCGGTTCGTCGACGCGCTGCTGGAGCGCGGCGTCGAGCCGGTGCTGACGCTCAACCACTGGGACATGCCGCAGGCGCTCATGGCGGACGGCGGCTGGGCGGGGCGGTCGAGCGTGGCCGCCTTCGCGGAGTACGCCGACGCGGTGGCCGCCCGCCTCGGCGACCGCGTGACGTGGTGGGTCACGCAGAACGAGCCGTGGATCGTGCAGCTCCTCGGCTACCAGCTCGGCCTGCACGCCCCGGGCGTCGCCGACCTGGGCGCCTCGGTCGCCGCCGGGCACCACGTGCTGCTCGGCCACGGCGCCGCCGCCGACGCGATCCACGCCCACGCGCCCGCGGCCCGCACCGGCTGCGCCCTCAGCCTGTTCCCGTGCGACCCGGCGACGGGCTCGGACGAGGACGCCGCGGCTGCGTGGGGCTCGGACGGCTACGTGAACCGCTGGTACCTCGACCCCCTGGCCGGTCGCGGCTACCCCGCGGACGTGCGCGCGCACTACGAGCGGGCGCTCGGGCGGTCGCTGGACGACGTGATCCTCCCCGGGGACGAGGAGCAGATCGGCGGCCGGCAGGACTGGATCGGCGTCAACTACTACACCCGCCGCGTCGTGGCGGCGGCCGGAACCGGACCGGGCCGACCCTTCCCGTGGCGGGTGGTGGGGCCGCCCGGCGACGTGGCCCGCACCGACGAGGGCTGGGAGATCGTGCCGGACGCCCTGCGGGACCTGCTGCTGCGGCTGCACCGCGAGCACCCCGGCACGCCGCTGATGGTCACCGAGAACGGCGGCGTGTTCGGCGACGGCCCCACGCGCGACGGCCGCGTGCACGACGTCCGGCGCACCGAGCTGCTGCTCGGGCACCTGCGGGCGGTGCACGAGGCGATCGAGGGCGGCGCCCCGGTGGTCGGATACCTGCACTGGTCGCTGCTCGACAACTTCGAGTGGTCGCTCGGGTACCGGCCGCGGTTCGGGCTGGTGCACGTCGACTACGCGACCGGCAGGCGGACCGTGAAGGACTCGGGCCGGGTCTACGCGGGGATCGCCCGCACCGGCACGCTGCCCGACGCCCCGCTCGAGATCCCGCCGTTCGGCTGA
- a CDS encoding aspartate/glutamate racemase family protein, with protein sequence MTTGPGPSAPASPVPASPVPASPAPGSAGTVGLLHTVPALAQRFDADVDAAAPLLRRLHVVDGWLLATAVAQGVTPQVEAAVAAHVRHLVDAGATAVLVTCSSIGEAAEAAAATVDVPVLRVDASMAREAVTLASAPGARGRVAVLATLASTLGPTGRLVQRAAADAGADVDVEAGVVDGAAAARDAGDGERADRLVAEAVADAARGADVVVLAQASMAGAAALAEPAVPVLTSPAGGVAALVRALATTTGRVPGER encoded by the coding sequence GTGACCACCGGGCCGGGGCCGTCCGCGCCCGCGTCGCCAGTGCCCGCGTCGCCAGTGCCCGCGTCGCCCGCGCCCGGGTCCGCCGGGACCGTCGGCCTGCTGCACACGGTCCCCGCCCTGGCGCAGCGGTTCGACGCCGACGTGGACGCCGCGGCGCCGCTGCTGCGCCGGCTGCACGTGGTGGACGGCTGGCTGCTGGCGACGGCGGTGGCGCAGGGCGTCACGCCGCAGGTCGAGGCCGCCGTCGCGGCGCACGTGCGGCACCTGGTGGACGCGGGTGCGACGGCGGTCCTGGTGACGTGCTCGTCGATCGGTGAGGCCGCCGAGGCCGCGGCGGCGACGGTGGACGTCCCGGTGCTGCGCGTCGACGCGTCCATGGCCCGCGAGGCCGTGACCCTCGCGTCCGCCCCGGGCGCGCGCGGCCGGGTGGCGGTCCTGGCGACCCTGGCGTCGACCCTGGGGCCGACCGGCCGGCTGGTGCAGCGCGCCGCGGCGGACGCGGGGGCGGACGTCGACGTCGAGGCCGGCGTGGTGGACGGGGCCGCCGCCGCGCGGGACGCCGGCGACGGCGAGCGCGCGGACCGGCTGGTCGCGGAGGCGGTGGCCGACGCCGCACGCGGGGCCGACGTGGTGGTGCTGGCGCAGGCGTCGATGGCCGGGGCCGCCGCACTCGCGGAGCCGGCGGTGCCGGTGCTGACCTCGCCCGCCGGCGGGGTGGCGGCGCTCGTCCGGGCGCTCGCGACGACCACCGGGCGCGTGCCCGGCGAACGGTGA
- a CDS encoding MFS transporter codes for MVAAGVWVAARRDDGGVASGSGDATGGEPGDGPAPPGSSAPATAAPAAGPGASSSRGAAALRGGLAHPAVRAAVAASAGVFLAMALVQGSIGFLVQDRYGLAASRATALTGTLLLVAGLGSMLSQGLLVPRLGWRPWRLVRAGGAVLVVALGVYVVPLPVPALVAVALVFGAGVGAAAAGCTSAASTAVGAREQGDVAGQVNAANALTFVVGPTLAAAAHGRHPALPAALALASGLLALLAARGRR; via the coding sequence GTGGTCGCCGCCGGGGTGTGGGTCGCGGCGCGGCGGGACGACGGCGGCGTCGCGTCCGGATCGGGCGACGCGACGGGCGGCGAGCCGGGCGACGGGCCCGCGCCGCCCGGCTCGTCAGCGCCCGCCACGGCCGCGCCCGCCGCGGGTCCGGGCGCGTCCTCGTCGCGCGGCGCCGCCGCCCTGCGCGGCGGTCTCGCGCACCCGGCCGTGCGCGCGGCCGTCGCCGCCTCGGCGGGCGTCTTCCTCGCGATGGCGCTGGTGCAGGGCAGCATCGGGTTCCTGGTGCAGGACCGCTACGGGCTGGCGGCGTCGCGGGCGACCGCCCTGACCGGGACCCTGCTGCTCGTCGCCGGTCTCGGCTCGATGCTGTCCCAGGGGCTGCTGGTGCCGCGGCTCGGCTGGCGGCCGTGGCGGCTGGTGCGCGCGGGTGGCGCCGTGCTGGTCGTGGCGCTCGGGGTCTACGTCGTGCCGCTGCCCGTCCCCGCGCTCGTGGCGGTCGCCCTGGTGTTCGGTGCGGGCGTCGGCGCCGCGGCGGCGGGCTGCACGTCCGCCGCCTCCACGGCGGTGGGGGCGCGGGAGCAGGGCGACGTCGCGGGGCAGGTGAACGCCGCCAACGCGCTGACGTTCGTCGTCGGCCCGACGCTGGCCGCCGCCGCGCACGGCCGGCACCCCGCGCTGCCCGCCGCCCTGGCGCTCGCCTCCGGCCTGCTGGCCCTCCTGGCCGCCCGCGGCCGGCGCTGA
- a CDS encoding MBL fold metallo-hydrolase, with amino-acid sequence MPPVTEVAPGVFRIADTCQVYVVRAEQSAPDGTRTAVAVDFGSGTALDHLAEMGVDRITDVLMTHHHRDQGQGLPRAVAAGIAVHVPPVERDLFEHVDEMWRTRPVVNDYNLRQDRFSLLEPVPVADVVPEYRVREYGGVAVQVVPTPGHTTGSVTYVVERAGRRLAFTGDLVYAPGKVWSLAATQWSYTENEGPAMTVLSCYLLMDERLDLLLPSHGAPMDDPQHALGLLASRMRGYVDSRRPQPWDLRTRLTEPFQRITEHFLLNVSSNACSYVLVSRDGAALLMDYGYDMTTGLPTGTDRASRRPWLASLPALRRDHGVTDVEVVLPTHYHDDHVAGMNLLREVEGTQIWAPENVAPVLEEPLRHDLPCQWYDPIPVDRVLPLGETFRWHEYEITVHELPGHTLYAAAFEVEVDGVRVLVTGDQQDGLGIPGHRREILNYQYRNLFRITDYRDSAALYRRIAPGVMVSGHWEPRWVDEAYLDMLAQEGDELVQIHYDLLPLDEYDLGADDRLAHIAPYLSQARAGEPARFTVTVRNPTRADSKATVRPVLPLGWRAHPDEVVVALPPAGTADVDLEVVPTGPGARRRRLAVDVSIGDLRLGQHAEALVDVTGD; translated from the coding sequence ATGCCCCCCGTCACCGAGGTCGCTCCCGGGGTGTTCCGCATCGCGGACACGTGCCAGGTCTACGTCGTGCGCGCCGAGCAGTCCGCCCCCGACGGCACGCGCACCGCGGTGGCCGTCGACTTCGGGTCCGGCACCGCGCTCGACCACCTCGCCGAGATGGGCGTCGACCGCATCACCGACGTGCTCATGACCCACCACCACCGGGACCAGGGCCAGGGGCTGCCGCGCGCCGTCGCCGCCGGCATCGCCGTGCACGTCCCGCCGGTGGAGCGCGACCTGTTCGAGCACGTCGACGAGATGTGGCGCACCCGGCCCGTGGTCAACGACTACAACCTGCGCCAGGACCGGTTCTCGCTGCTGGAGCCCGTGCCCGTCGCCGACGTCGTCCCGGAGTACCGGGTGCGCGAGTACGGCGGGGTGGCCGTCCAGGTGGTGCCGACCCCCGGCCACACCACCGGCTCGGTGACGTACGTCGTCGAGCGCGCGGGCCGGCGCCTGGCGTTCACGGGGGACCTCGTCTACGCACCCGGCAAGGTGTGGTCGCTCGCCGCGACGCAGTGGTCGTACACGGAGAACGAGGGGCCGGCGATGACGGTCCTGTCCTGCTACCTGCTCATGGACGAGCGGCTCGACCTGCTGCTGCCCTCGCACGGCGCCCCCATGGACGACCCGCAGCACGCGCTCGGGCTGCTCGCCTCCCGCATGCGCGGCTACGTCGACTCCCGCCGCCCGCAGCCGTGGGACCTGCGCACCCGCCTGACCGAGCCGTTCCAGCGCATCACCGAGCACTTCCTGCTCAACGTGTCGTCCAACGCCTGCTCCTACGTGCTGGTGTCGCGCGACGGCGCCGCGCTGCTCATGGACTACGGCTACGACATGACGACGGGGCTGCCGACGGGCACCGACCGCGCGTCGCGCCGGCCCTGGCTCGCGTCCCTGCCCGCGCTGCGCCGGGACCACGGCGTCACGGACGTCGAGGTGGTGCTGCCCACGCACTACCACGACGACCACGTTGCGGGCATGAACCTGCTGCGCGAGGTCGAGGGCACGCAGATCTGGGCGCCGGAGAACGTCGCGCCGGTGCTCGAGGAGCCGCTGCGGCACGACCTGCCCTGCCAGTGGTACGACCCGATCCCGGTGGACCGCGTGCTGCCGCTGGGGGAGACGTTCCGGTGGCACGAGTACGAGATCACGGTGCACGAGCTGCCCGGGCACACGCTGTACGCCGCGGCGTTCGAGGTCGAGGTCGACGGCGTGCGGGTCCTCGTCACCGGCGACCAGCAGGACGGCCTCGGCATCCCCGGCCACCGCCGCGAGATCCTCAACTACCAGTACCGGAACCTGTTCCGCATCACCGACTACCGGGACTCCGCGGCGCTGTACCGGCGGATCGCCCCCGGCGTCATGGTCTCCGGGCACTGGGAGCCGCGCTGGGTCGACGAGGCGTACCTCGACATGCTCGCCCAGGAGGGCGACGAGCTCGTGCAGATCCACTACGACCTGCTGCCGCTCGACGAGTACGACCTGGGCGCCGACGACCGCCTGGCGCACATCGCGCCGTACCTGTCGCAGGCGCGCGCCGGCGAGCCGGCACGGTTCACCGTGACCGTCCGCAACCCGACCCGCGCGGACAGCAAGGCCACGGTGCGGCCGGTGCTGCCGCTAGGCTGGCGCGCGCACCCCGACGAGGTCGTCGTCGCCCTCCCGCCCGCCGGGACGGCCGATGTGGACCTCGAGGTGGTGCCCACGGGCCCCGGGGCACGGCGCCGTCGGCTCGCCGTCGACGTCAGCATCGGGGACCTCCGGCTGGGTCAGCACGCCGAGGCTCTCGTGGACGTGACGGGGGACTGA
- a CDS encoding SIS domain-containing protein, which produces MSDWLHAHLTAHTDVAHAMSGLAEQIRAAGELVRDTFAAGGTLYTFGNGGSAADAQHLTGELVGHYKRDRRPLPAVTLSTDPTSMTCIANDYAYDDVFARQVQALARPGDLVVAFTTSGRSPNVVGGLAAARANGATTLLLAGGDGGPAREHADHLLLVPSATTPRIQEMHTLVLHVISEMVDAWAADEAPTA; this is translated from the coding sequence GTGTCTGACTGGCTGCACGCCCACCTGACCGCGCACACCGACGTCGCCCACGCGATGTCGGGCCTCGCGGAGCAGATCCGCGCGGCGGGCGAGCTGGTGCGCGACACGTTCGCCGCCGGCGGCACCCTGTACACGTTCGGCAACGGCGGCAGCGCCGCGGACGCCCAGCACCTCACCGGGGAGCTGGTCGGCCACTACAAGCGCGACCGCCGTCCGCTGCCCGCGGTGACGCTGAGCACGGACCCGACGTCCATGACCTGCATCGCGAACGACTACGCCTACGACGACGTGTTCGCCCGCCAGGTGCAGGCGCTCGCGCGGCCGGGGGACCTGGTGGTGGCGTTCACGACCAGCGGCCGGTCCCCGAACGTCGTCGGCGGGCTGGCGGCGGCGCGGGCGAACGGCGCGACCACCCTGCTGCTGGCCGGCGGCGACGGCGGTCCGGCGCGGGAACATGCCGACCACCTGCTGCTCGTCCCGTCGGCCACCACCCCGCGCATCCAGGAGATGCACACCTTGGTGCTGCACGTCATCAGCGAGATGGTGGACGCCTGGGCCGCCGACGAGGCGCCCACCGCCTGA
- a CDS encoding alpha-amylase family glycosyl hydrolase produces MDDHGVHLLAYTERLGGPTPDLAGVRALLAGGPLAVFSGVHLLPFFVPFDGDDAGFDPVDHGTVDPRLGTWDDVRALADAGVNVTADLIVNHVSADSAEFRDWLARGPRSPSDGMFLTFDTVFPHGADEAAITAFYRPRLGLPFTPYQRADGTRRLVWTTFMPTQVDLDVHHPAARDYLRRILRTLREGGVSTVRLDAVGYAVKTPGTDSFMTEHTLGFVEEITALAHAEGVQVLVEVHAHHTQQAAIAPLVDLVYDFALPPLLLHALATGATDRLAHWFAIRPANAVTVLDTHDGIGVIDAGPSGERPGILSAEEMAAVFAEAERRTGGESAQASARVAWAALPHQVNSTFWSVLGEDATAYLLARCVQLFVPGRPQIYYVGLLAGTNDMPRYAATGQGREVNRHVYTPGELAEALTGEVTRAQLGLVALRTAHPAFAGEFTARELGEGRLELAWRGDAGAAAVLTVDVTPGRQGFVVDVAGGPEGERRFASVADLADLAALAG; encoded by the coding sequence GTGGACGACCACGGCGTGCACCTGCTGGCGTACACCGAGCGGCTCGGCGGGCCGACGCCCGACCTGGCCGGCGTGCGGGCGCTGCTCGCGGGCGGCCCGCTCGCGGTGTTCAGCGGCGTCCACCTGCTGCCGTTCTTCGTGCCGTTCGACGGCGACGACGCGGGGTTCGACCCGGTGGACCACGGGACGGTCGACCCGCGGCTCGGCACCTGGGACGACGTGCGGGCGCTCGCCGACGCGGGCGTGAACGTCACCGCGGACCTCATCGTCAACCACGTCTCGGCCGACTCGGCGGAGTTCCGCGACTGGCTGGCGCGCGGGCCGCGGTCCCCGTCGGACGGCATGTTCCTCACGTTCGACACGGTGTTCCCGCACGGCGCGGACGAGGCGGCGATCACGGCGTTCTACCGCCCGCGGCTGGGGCTGCCGTTCACGCCGTACCAGCGGGCCGACGGCACCCGGCGCCTGGTGTGGACGACGTTCATGCCGACGCAGGTGGACCTGGACGTCCACCACCCGGCGGCGCGCGACTACCTGCGGCGCATCCTGCGGACCCTGCGCGAGGGCGGCGTGTCGACGGTGCGGCTCGACGCCGTGGGGTACGCCGTCAAGACGCCGGGCACGGACTCGTTCATGACGGAGCACACCCTGGGCTTCGTCGAGGAGATCACCGCCCTCGCGCACGCCGAGGGCGTGCAGGTGCTGGTGGAGGTGCACGCCCACCACACGCAGCAGGCGGCGATCGCGCCCCTGGTGGACCTGGTGTACGACTTCGCCCTGCCGCCGCTGCTGCTGCACGCGCTGGCGACGGGCGCCACGGACCGCCTCGCGCACTGGTTCGCGATCCGCCCGGCGAACGCCGTCACGGTGCTGGACACGCACGACGGCATCGGGGTCATCGACGCGGGGCCGTCCGGCGAGCGGCCGGGGATCCTCAGCGCGGAGGAGATGGCCGCCGTCTTCGCGGAGGCCGAGCGGCGCACGGGCGGCGAGTCGGCGCAGGCGTCGGCGCGGGTCGCGTGGGCCGCGCTGCCGCACCAGGTCAACTCGACGTTCTGGTCGGTGCTGGGCGAGGACGCGACCGCGTACCTGCTGGCCCGGTGCGTGCAGCTGTTCGTCCCCGGCCGGCCGCAGATCTACTACGTCGGGCTGCTCGCCGGCACCAACGACATGCCGCGGTACGCCGCGACGGGCCAGGGGCGGGAGGTCAACCGCCACGTCTACACGCCCGGCGAGCTCGCCGAGGCGCTCACGGGGGAGGTCACCCGCGCCCAGCTCGGCCTGGTGGCGCTGCGGACGGCCCACCCGGCGTTCGCGGGGGAGTTCACGGCGCGGGAGCTCGGCGAGGGTCGGCTCGAGCTGGCGTGGCGTGGCGACGCCGGTGCCGCGGCGGTGCTCACGGTCGACGTGACACCGGGGAGGCAGGGGTTCGTGGTCGACGTCGCGGGCGGGCCGGAGGGGGAGCGGCGGTTCGCCTCGGTGGCGGACCTGGCGGACCTGGCGGCGCTCGCGGGCTGA
- a CDS encoding LacI family DNA-binding transcriptional regulator gives MDAVAQGTRGPVTAGRRATIKDVAEAADVSRSTASRALTGRGYVAPAVRDRVRRAAQTLGYVPDAMARNLRQQVSRSIGVLVSDLRNSFYADLAAGVSQQSRRRGYAMMLADDNGSVEAELEAAETFVALRVAGVILTPLSVEVTEYLARHRIPVIEVDRQFAEGACDAVVVDNKSAAERVTAGLLAQGHRRVALLIDEMDWTTGRDRLVGYRSAFLAAGIPLDDQLVVRGGWDVGAAQGVARELLGSPDRPTAVFAANNVLAEGVWRAAQGLGLRIPEDLSLVSFDDAPWMTMVRPGVTAVAQDAVALGEAAVAQMLDRIQSPDSPVRTVMLSAAVAERGSTAPPATV, from the coding sequence ATGGACGCCGTCGCGCAGGGGACGCGGGGCCCGGTGACCGCCGGGCGTCGCGCGACGATCAAGGACGTGGCCGAGGCGGCCGACGTCTCGCGCTCCACGGCGTCGCGCGCGCTCACCGGCCGCGGCTACGTCGCCCCGGCCGTGCGGGACCGCGTGCGCCGCGCCGCGCAGACGCTCGGCTACGTGCCCGACGCGATGGCCCGCAACCTCCGCCAGCAGGTCAGCCGCTCCATCGGCGTCCTGGTGTCCGACCTGCGCAACTCGTTCTACGCCGACCTCGCCGCCGGCGTCAGCCAGCAGTCCCGCCGCCGCGGCTACGCGATGATGCTCGCCGACGACAACGGGTCGGTCGAGGCCGAGCTCGAGGCCGCCGAGACGTTCGTGGCGCTGCGCGTCGCCGGCGTCATCCTCACGCCGCTGTCCGTCGAGGTCACCGAGTACCTCGCCCGCCACCGCATCCCCGTCATCGAGGTCGACCGGCAGTTCGCCGAGGGCGCCTGCGACGCCGTGGTGGTCGACAACAAGTCCGCCGCCGAGCGCGTCACCGCCGGTCTGCTCGCGCAGGGCCACCGCCGCGTCGCCCTGCTCATCGACGAGATGGACTGGACGACGGGCCGCGACCGCCTGGTCGGGTACCGCTCCGCGTTCCTCGCGGCCGGCATCCCGCTGGACGACCAGCTCGTGGTCCGCGGCGGCTGGGACGTCGGCGCCGCGCAGGGCGTCGCGCGTGAGCTGCTCGGCTCACCCGACCGGCCCACCGCGGTGTTCGCCGCCAACAACGTGCTCGCCGAGGGCGTGTGGCGTGCCGCCCAGGGCCTCGGGCTGCGCATCCCCGAGGACCTCAGCCTGGTGTCGTTCGACGACGCCCCCTGGATGACGATGGTCCGGCCCGGCGTCACGGCCGTCGCGCAGGACGCGGTCGCGCTCGGCGAGGCCGCGGTGGCGCAGATGCTCGACCGCATCCAGAGCCCCGATTCGCCCGTGCGGACCGTGATGCTCTCCGCCGCCGTCGCCGAGCGCGGCTCGACGGCCCCGCCCGCCACCGTCTGA